The nucleotide sequence TGTTTTCATTTCTGGTTTTGTAGGATTGTTATGCCATTTCTGTTTTTTTTCCCAGGGTTTTATGTGTTCAATATCATCCTTCAGGAGTGTGGCTCAACAAATACTACTGTCGGTATGGTCGAGTGGAGACGACACCCTTTTTTTACCATTTCTTAGAGGTAGATTGCAGCAATAGTTAACCCAGAATACACAAATggtttttgccttgttgtgtttgcaGGCGTATCATCAGGAGGACCCCATCAGTGTTGGATGTTAGATGTGTATATCCCCGTGCTGTAGATCCCCGTTGTATAAGGGGCTTTTCTGcactttaccacacatgtatatgtTCTGACCTTTGGCCTTCAGTAAAGCTAGTTGCTCattatccaacatggtatcagatgctagGCTCGCCTCTCTTCCTCGCATGCTGGAACTCCGTGCTCCCTCCTCCTAGCCTACCTCATCTCCGGCAGTTTCTGCTCGATTCCGGCCGCCCCAGCTCGATTCCTGCCTGTCCCAACTTGCCTCATGCCTCCGCCACCTGCTGCTCTGCTCAGGCCGCCACCCCTCGTCCCGCCCAAAGCCAGGATTTGGCTTGACTGCAGCTGCCCCCGGCTGGACCGCTGCTGCTTGACGCCAGCCCGCCCCGTCCCGCCTGAAGCTGCTGGCACGGCGCCGCTTCCCGCTGGCCTGCCTCGTCCCGCCCGCCGCCAGGCTCTTCTTCCTCCGGCTCGACGCCGCCTCCTGACCGGCCGGACGCCGCTGCTTCTTGCTCCGCCGTGACTTCCTCGTCTTGGATCTGACCGGGGACTTCTTGTCCCGTGCTTCGCCGACCCTCGCCTCGAGCACAACTGCTCGCGCTCGAGCTTCCGCTCTCCCTCTATGGCTGGGGCTCGGGCTGGTTGACCCGAGTGCTTCCCGCAGCGAGCAACCGGGTGCTCgatcccccgatccagatcgagttCTTCTGGGTCCGTTGACTTCAAAAAAAACTGCAGAGGGACTTCCCCATGTCCTCTTCGGGCTATGTCGCGGTCCTTCGGTGCTCGGTGATCTTTGATGGCGCCAACTATGCTGAGTTTGTGGGCTTCATGCGCATCCATATGCGTGGACTCCTTTTGTGGGGTGTTCTCTCTGGCGAGGTCCCCTGTCCGCCATGCCCGGTTGTGCCAGTGGCCCCAATCCCACCAGTGCCGCCGGTCTttgctgctgatgcttctcaggctgacCGTGATGCTACCAAGGCTCTGGATGATGCTGAGGTACAtgcttatgatcagcaggtatccGCTTATTCTGATGCTCTCTCTGTGTACcgggatgatctgtctgcttacactcagtggtgcaatgatgatgctcgagctACTGCTATTCTCACTGCGAGTGTCTTTCCTCTATTtgcttcggagttcatgggacTTGGCACAGTTGCAGCAATGTGATCTTATctctgtcagcgctatcagccctctggtgatgctctctacctatctgtgcactagtagaaaaagggtcaaatgtgaagcacattagtgccggtttgtaaaaaaaccggcactaatgtgatcaatagtgccggttcgtggctgcgatcaatagtaccggttcgtgttgagcctttagtaccggtttgtgttaccaaccggtactaacggggtagtggcaggctggcgtcaggccgggtccccacgagcccctttagtaccggtttgtgttaccaaccggtactaaaggtctaacctatagtaccggttcgtgccacgaaccggtactaaaggggacaagcctttagtaccggttNNNNNNNNNNNNNNNNNNNNNNNNNNNNNNNNNNNNNNNNNNNNNNNNNNNNNNNNNNNNNNNNNNNNNNNNNNNNNNNNNNNNNNNNNNNNNNNNNNNNNNNNNNNNNNNNNNNNNNNNNNNNNNNNNNNNNNNNNNNNNNNNNNNNNNNNNNNNNNNNNNNNNNNNNNNNNNNNNNNNNNNNNNNNNNNNNNNNNNNNNNNNNNNNNNNNNNNNNNNNNNNNNNNNNNNNNNNNNNNNNNNNNNNNNNNNNNNNNNNNNNNNNNNNNNNNNNNNNNNNNNNNNNNNNNNNNNNNNNNNNNNNNNNNNNNNNNNNNNNNNNNNNNNNNNNNNNNNNNNNNNNNNNNNNNNNNNNNNNNNNNNNNNNNNNNNNNNNNNNNNNNNNNNNNNNNNNNNNNNNNNNNNNNNNNNNNNNNNNNNNNNNNNNNNNNNNNNNNNNNNNNNNNNNNNNNNNNNNNNNNNNNNNNNNNNNNNNNNNNNNNNNNNNNNNtttgaaaaaatcaaaagaaaatgataaaaacttcaaaaaataaaatccttcgagaggtagttatattactatatctactagttaggaaaatttgaaaacttaaatttggacatgttttgcaaaaagtgtagggaaaatgtaaaacggctataacttttgcatacgatgttggaaaaaaacgtataatatatcaaaaaattcagcacgaaaatatGCATCCGATTGAGACTGCCTACaacctgtttggaattttttagaatcctcaaattcgaaaaggaaaaaaagatatggtcaaatttcagttttttttaaaaaaatttggttaaatttggtcaaactacttattcaagaagtattaatgttactacataattattcaagaatattagtgttactaaataagtatttcaattttttgaattttggtcaaactatggtcaaacttattcaagaaatattagcgttactaaataattactgtttttttagaataatagtttcaaactcaaacggtgaaatgtgtgacttcatgctcaagctaaactcctgagggttaataggattgacatcttactattgtcaggaaaataacaagtgcagactcggaaacgaaggagaatagaacccgaaagttaagcgtgctcgggctggagtagtgagagggatgggtgactggtcgggaagttagatgatttggaatgagtgatccacacttgagcagttaagagaggtgattagagactaaatcatcaaacaATTCAGAAAAatttaaaatagaaaaaaaatcaatttttttttcaacattttcaaaaaaaaataaaaaaaaaacctttagtaccggttggtaacaccaaccggtactaaaggtcccccatactagggcgcgagctcacgccacgtggtggcactttagcgccggttcgtgccgaaccggtactataggggggggggggctttagtgcctacactttagtgccggttccataaccggcactaaaggcccttacaaaccggttttaaagctccgttttctactagtggtggtgCGTCGGGAGCATGCCCTCCAGCAAGGTGATTcctctgttgatgagttctattcacagtgctctgccatCGGATATCAGCTTGACTCTCTTCGGACAGTTGTTTGTGGCACCTATCGTTGCTGTCAGACTACTCGGTCTGATCTGGAGTTTCAGTGGGTCCATGAGTTCTTATCTTGTCTCCGCTCTGAGTTTGAGCCCAGacgtgctcacttgcttgctcATGATTGTGTTCCTATCTCGGAGGTGCTTACCGAGATTCATGCTCaggagacccgccttcgctctGCTGGTTTGCTGGTGGTCCCATCTGTTTTGGCTGCTCGGGCTCCTGTGTCGTCTGCTCGGGTCACCACTCCACCGCTCCTCCCCACACCTCCAGGGGGGTGGGCCGCCCTGCTTATGCTGAGAGGGGCCGGTCGCGCCGTGACACCTTCTGTGGCTACTGCTCTCGGCCAGGTCATCCAGAGTCTGATTGCTGTGagaagaagcgagaccagaggCGCTCCTTTTCCAGTGGGACTCCTGGATCTTCCTCGACTCTGTCAGTCACTGATCAGGACATTGTGAGACTCAAGCGTCTCTTGGCTTCCTCCGGCTCATCGTCGATCGGTTCCGCTGCTGCTGTGACTGCATCCACGTCCCCACCATCACAGACagctacacagtcaggtacatcttcatgggttctggattctggagcctcctttcatatgtcttctgattcttctgCACTGTCTTCTCTTTGACCTCTTGATTCACCTGTTAATGTTCTTACTGCCGACGACACACCTCTTCCTGTTGCTGGTCGTGGTCTTCTTTCCACTCTATATTTTTCTGTTcctagtgtttcacatgttcctcgccttaTCATGAATCTcttttccgctgcccaacttactgattctgattatcgtgtcattcttgataccgactcttgctccattcaaGATCGTCGCACCAAGactttggttggtgctggcccccggcgccgtgagtcagagggcctttgggaggttgactggctttgtgttccttccgctgccaccacttctgcAAGCTCCCATGCTCTCGCTGCCTCTTCGTCcgcgtccttccagcagtggcatcatcgccttggtcacatatgtggctctcgcttgtcttctttagttcgtcagggcctcttagggtctaAATCTGGAGATGTTTCCTTACCttgtaatggttgcagacttggcaaacaaacccagttaccttatcctactagtgagtctgtatctcaacgtccttttgacttagttcattctgatgtctagggtcctgctccctttgattcaAAAGGTGTTCATtgctactatgttttgtttattgataATTTCTCttgctacacttggctctacttcatgaaatctcgtagcgaggttctctctatatacaaatgatttgctgccatggttcacacccagttttccacgcccattcgtacttttcatgctgactccgctggagagtatatctcccaACTGTTGCACGGTTTTCTTGTGGAACAAGgcactcttgcccagttctcatgccctggtgctcatgctcagaatggcgttgccgaACGCAAGCATCGTCATctgcttgagacggctcgtgcgctgatgattgctgcctctctccctccccacttttgggccgaggctgtttctgcatccacctatcgcatcaacattcagccatcgactgcGTTGCATGGTGGTATCCCTATGGAGTGTCTCTCTGGTCACTCTCCTGATTACTCAGCTCTTCatatgtttggatgtgtgtgctaCGTCCTTCTTGCCCCGCGCAagcgcaccaaactgactgctcagtcggttgagtgtgttttccttggttacagtgatgagcacaagggctatcgctaTTGGGACCCGGTTGGTCGTCGTTTGCGCACCTCGCGTGATGTGACCTTTGATGAGTCTCGCTCTTACTACCCACGTCCATCTTCCTCGAGCTTCTCTGTGGACgatatttcttttcttctccttcctgatacaccctgctatgtgcctcaTCTTTCACATCTTCCTCCTACACCTCTCATTCATTCTCCTTCACCACCAACACCAtcttctccatcctcctcctccacctctccaccatcatctccagtCCATCGCCCTCTCTCATCGTTTCCTCCCCACTATACTCGTCGCCCTTGTACTAAGGATGCTTCTCCTGACGTGTCTGATGTGccttccacctctggtgcccctccgTTCGCGCCTACTCCGGTTCATTACCTCTGTGCTCGGTCTTGCCCTCCACCTGATCGCTATTCTCCTGATCGGTACAGTCTCTCTAttattgctgagcccacttcctatcggactgccatgactcagcctgaatggcagcttgcgatggccgaagagTTGGCTGTCCTTGAGCGttctggcacatgggatctggtttcccTCCCTTCTGGTGTTCGTCCATCACCTGCAAATGGGTCTACAAGATCAAGACTCGCttcgatggttctcttgagcgttaccAAGATCGTCTTGTGGCCcatggttttcagcaggagcagggacgcgattatgatgagacattcgctcctgtggcccacatgaccattgtccgcactcttcttgttgtggcttctgttcgtcattggtccatctctcaacttgatgtccaGAACGCCTTTCTAAATGACGAGTtacgtgaggaggtttatatgcagccaccaccggggtaTTATGCTCTTGACGGTATGGTCTGTAGGCTTCGTCGCTCCCTCTATGGTCTCAAAaaggcccctcgcgcctggtttgagcgctttgcCTCCGTGGTGACTGATGCTAGTTTCTTGCCTAGTGATCATGATCccgcgttgtttgttcacacgtctcctcgtggtcggactcttcttcttctctatgttgatgacatgatcatcactagtGACGActctgagtacattgcctttgttaaggctcgtcttcgcgaccagttcctcatgactgatcttggtccacttcgctattttcttgggattgagatctcctcgacctctgatggcttctacatctcccaagaaaaatatattcatgaTCTTCTTGCTCACGCTGCTCTTGGCGATGAGCGCACTATTGTGACTCAtatggagctcaacgttcagcttcgtgcctctgatggtgacccccttcctaatcccactcgctacCGTCACCTCGTTGGTagccttgtctatcttgctgttacgcatcctgacatctcctatcctgtccacatcCTGAGTTAGTTTGTTTCCaccccacctctgtccactatagtcacctccttcgtgttctacgatatctttgtggcacgatctctcaccgcCTTTTCTTTCCCtgctccagctctcttgagcttcaggcctactctgatgctatacctgggctagtgatccctctgatcgatGCTCGCTGTAtgcttactgtgtctttcttggtggctctctcattgcctggaagacaaagaaacagaccgCAGTTTCTCACttgagtacagaggctgagttgcgcgCCATGGCCATGTTGATGactgaggtgatctggttacggtggttacttgaaGACTTTGGTGTGTGTGCTACTACCTCGACTCTCCTACTGtcagacagtacaggtgctatcagtattgcgtgtgacccggtgaagcatgagctcaccaagcacataggtatggatgcccactttgtgcgtgctgctgtgcaggatcagactcttGCTCTccactatgtgccctctgagttacagttggcagacttcttcacgaaggcacaaaCTCGAGTGCAACATAGTTTTcttctccaaactcagtgttgttgatccaccatgNNNNNNNNNNNNNNNNNNNNNNNNNNNNNNNNNNNNNNNNNNNNNNNNNNNNNNNNNNNNNNNNNNNNNNNNNNNNNNNNNNNNNNNNNNNNNNNNNNNNNNNNNNNNNNNNNNNNNNNNNNNNNNNNNNNNNNNNNNNNNNNNNNNNNNNNNNNNNNNNNNNNNNNNNNNNNNNNNNNNNNNNNNNNNNNNNNNNNNNNNNNNNNNNNNNNNNNNNNNNNNNNNNNNNNNNNNNNNNNNNNNNNNNNNNNNNNNNNNNNNNNNNNNNNNNNNNNNNNNNNNNNNNNNNNNNNNNNNNNNNNNNNNNNNNNNNNNTGTATATCCCCGTTCTGTAGATCCCCGTTGTATAAGGGGCTTTTCTGcactttaccacacatgtatatgttctggcctttggccctcagtaaagCTAGTTGCTCATTATCCAACATTGGAGTCCTTCTGGAATGGAGATAGAGAGGAGTTGTTTCAACTGTGCCTGATTGCCTTCCTGCCCCGCAAAAAATGAAAGGCAATACCCCTGCTTGCAGTTTCTGCAGCAGATGTATGAAGCAGAGTAAACTTCAGGGAGAAACTTCAGGGAGCAGTTGAAGCCTTGAATAGCTAAACTTCAAGCAATAACGGCAACACGAAGCTGAGTCTGCAGTTTCAGACTTGCTACAGTTCAGTCACATGTGTGACACTACCTCTGACCCTAAATAAATATATATCCCCTGAACAAGCAAGCGCGGTCAAATACACACATGACAAATCTCACAACTCCATAAACAGTGGCACAGAACTAGATATCGCAGAAGGTATATATCTCAATTCAGTTTGTTTAAATCTTATGAAAGTTGTGTCTACATGCATGCAGACAGTGACAGAGCTGTGCCATAATGAAAGTTGAATAAAATTCAGAGATGATTCCGACTGTGGATTATTAAACGTTTAAGTTTACAAAGAAAGCAGCTAGAGATGTTACCATCAGCGGTGCAAATCAACATCGTTGGTCGTCAATTATGTGTCAATACTCCCTGCCGTTAGCATTAGAGCCCTACTGGAACAGAGATGGAGGGGAAGCAATATGTGCCAGGTTCGGAGAAGCAGAATTTATAGCAATCAGCCGGAGACGTGTTGTGCCGATGGTAGCTATCTGCCTGCCTGCCTGCGGTGTTCCAGTGATTTGAGTCACTTGAAGTTTTCGTGTTGAGCTTGAGCACGCGGCTGTGAGGCAAAGCTTGCTAGTGATGGTGCACTGCACTTGCACTGCACTCGATTGGTTGAGAAATTAGTGGGCATGATATGATTAACCAACTCAAAACAAAGATATGAAATTAGTGGGCATAACAGCTAGCAGACTGCATGGGATCTCTTGGTTAGTGGGCGGAATAAATCAGTGGTATCCCAAACATCATTGGCAACATGAAAAATATGGAGTCTCTTGGAATGAGCTCACTTAATGTACTTGAGCTCACTTAGTCTCTCCAACAACCTTCTTTCAGCAGAGATACCTGATGGTAATCAGCTTCAAATGCTCAATGACCCATCGAGTTATGGCCACAGCCAGGGGCTCTGTGGCCGCCCTCTGAGCATTGCACATACCAATGGTTTAAGTGGTACAACTATTTTTGGTTTCTGGCTATGGTTTGGAACATTATTTTTCTGGAAGCGTTAGAGGTTCACTTTCTTCCATTCCATCGATGCGCTGCAGCAGAAAGTTGTGAAGAAGATGAAGTATATTTGATGGAACATTAAGTGAACATGCATGTATTCTTACTGATGGCCCTCCTTTAATATCGCCAATGAAGTACAATTATCAACCCTGTGTGCACAAGATTGGCTTATACTAGATCTTATGATGAAGCCAATTTCACTCATACTAGCATTGCGATGAGCAGAAGtttattctctgaattttgtgtgCTACTAGTATTGTGATGAGCAGAAGATTAAAATCTAGACTTGCGAATGTACGAGGTGCTTGATTGTTACTAGTTGGTACCTGTTGGTTCTCTCCTGCTCAATGTCATTGTAAGCTGATACCATCTGTAGACTACAACTGAGCATATGCTTTAATTGAAAAACAGGGTCTTAAGTTTTGGTATAAAGTTTATTTTTTTACATGCAATTGATTACAACTTCTCAGCATGTCATTAAGATCACTCTAACTGAGACTGACTTTATTTAATCAAGAACATATGGTTGGTTTACGAAATTCATTTCTTTCACACATTTGAAATTTGAtatcttgtgtagttgcatttacTTTTACTTTGTTTATCCTCATAAAAGGAAAGCAAGTAAAGTTCAAATTGCATTTTTCCTGTCCACATTTAGGCGGCATTAAACGGTATACTCTGTTTTTAATTGTTTCCTGATTATGGCAGTTTGAAGATTGATTCCGCTGGTTGTTATTTTCTATCCTTGTCCATTTATTTGGTGGCATGGCACATAAAGATTGCACACATGTTTCTTGGTTCTGGTTAGACAACTCCATGGCTAAAGAGTTTAACGAAGTTTTATATGCAGAAAGAGTACTGTTCCAGGATTCCGCGAGAAAATGTGAAAGCAATCTGTCTTGAGGAAATGGCAGGGCAATCTCAACTGAGAATCTTTCTACCTTATAAATAGGTTCATTCCTGTGTGCTGATTTCTGTAAGCCTATCTATCTGAATCTCTAAAATTTCCGCAAGTACTTTGGTGAATATTTCTAGGAATTACAGGAAGCAGTCTAGCTCTAGTCAAGCTCTAGCACTCTGGTGAAATGTGTGCAGTAGCTACAATGGGCGGGACAAAGGGTCGCGATCTCGCGAGGGTGAGCTAACTCCAAAAACCCTATGGCATTAAAATACATGGAGGTCATGCCCAATCTTTTTTAACAAATCTGATGATGTGATGAAGTTtgtgtctgttttttgaattaaaatttgtTCTGTGGATGTGATACCACAACAGGTTTGCTTCTCATCTGGTCATGTAACCATGAAAAATATATCACGTTTTTGTTGCTTTGGTGATGTAAACAATTTTGGTCACATATTACACCCCGGGGAAAACCATCTTTTGACGTCTCATATAACACTGTTAGAAGAAAAAATGGATGGCAGTGTCAATGAAGACATGCAGTTTAGACTTGGTGTCAAATAGGGATGAAATTTTTCAGGGGCAAATAGGGAAACACATTTTTATCTAGGGTCGAATAggatctctgtctctctctctctctcaggtgaaataaagatctctctccctcttcctcccccctccctcccctcccctctctctctctcatattccATTGTGTGAAGCAAGCCAGATCTAGATCCCCGTTCCCCAATCTCATACCACATCATTCGTTCATATTCCTTTCTGTGAAAGCAAAATAGATCTAGATCCCTATTCCTCGATCTCGTACCACATCACTGCCAACCTAAAATCTTCCTTCTTGCAAGTGTTCGACCATGGAGGAGGAGGCCGCGGAGGTGGAGGTAATTCGTGCTCCCAAGAGGCATAGATCTGTGGGAATCGCTGACCAGCAAGTACCACCAAGGGTCAACAACAAGGAGCGGGGAAGTCTTGACGACCTAGATCTCATTAGCCGCCTTCCCGATTTCTGGCTTGGAACCATCATCTCCCTCCTTCCcaccaaggatggtgcccgcacgcAAGCCATCTCTCGTCGGTGGCGTCCTCTCTGGCGCTCCTCCAATGCGCCTCTCAACCTTGGCGCTGATAATAATCTTTGTGACAGCAATTCGCGTGTCGCGCTGGTCTCCAGGATCCTCTCCGACCATCCCGGCCCGGCCCGTCGAGTCTCGCTGCACCTCATCTTCTTCCCCAACATCCTAGGCGAGGTCGACGGTTGGTTTCACTCCAGGGCGCTCACTGGCCTCCAGGACCTCGAGGTCACCAACTTGAAGAGGACGAACCACTACCCGCTGCCTCCGCACTCGCTGACACGCTTCGCGCCCACACTGTTTGTGCTTAGGCTTGGCGGCTGCCAATTCCCCGGCCTGTCTGCGCTGCCAAGTTTTTCGCACCTCAAGCAGCTCATCCTGTTCGATGTTGGCATCTCGGAGGACTCTTTGCAAAACATGATCTCCCGATGTgttgttctggaaagtgtctcacTACATAACATGGGCTTTGGTCGCCTTTGCATTAGCTCGCCCACTCTCAAGAGCATCGGCTTCTATGCTCCTCGCGTCAAAGATGCCATCACCTTCCAGGAGCTGGTCATTGACGATGCACCTTGCCTTGAGAGGTTGCTACCGATTTATCCAGATGATGGTCCGGTGACCATACGAGTCATCCGGGCTCCTAAATTGGAGGTACTTGGTTTTTTGTCTGAAGGCATATCTACACTCCCCCTTGGAACCACAGTCTTTCAGGTAGTAGCAAGGACAGACACACATTCAGCTTTCCTATATGCAGCCTATTATTCTTATATGACACACTTGGTTTTTTTTTTCTATAGAAAATGATTGCTGTCACCATGACAACCAAAATGCGCTCAGTGAAGATTTTGGTTCTTGAATCTAGTCCTAATCTGGATTTAGTTATTGACTTCCTCATGTGCTTTCCCTGCTTGGTGAAGCTCTATGTCATTGTGAGTGTTCATATTGTTGCTAGAAATGTCAAAACATTATGGTTTCAGACGtatgatgtactccctctgttttaggTGCTAATTTGTTATCATCTGCCTTAATATCATTTCTTTTTTCTATCCCCAGTTGAATGCAGGAAAGAATATGAATATTGTGCGGAAGTATGATCAATTTGATACAATTGAATGCCTTGAACTCCATCTAAAAGAAGTGGTTCTCAAGAATTACTGCGGTGGTTATAGAGCATTTTTTGACTTTGCCAAGTTCTTTCTTTTGAATGCCAAAGTGCTGAATAAAATGGAAATCGGAGGCTCTTATTACCGCAACGACGACTGTTATTTAAGGCTGCTACAAGTGGAGAATAGAGCCTCTCAAGATGCGCGAATTGAAGTAAACAGAAATATATTCACTCGCCAGTACATACCCATGATTTGTCAATGGCTGATCCCTTTGACTGATTCGTATGTGGATTCTCCAAGTGTGTTAGACTGTGTTGCCCTTTGTCCAAAGTCAAAAAAAAGTGGCTGCCTTTGCTTGTCTGTCTAGAGTTGTCACTCCCTTATAACGCTCTGCAAAATGGTCTACTCACTTCAGCAATGGAATGCTTTGTCAGCCACTATAGAGGAAACCAGGATTGAGGGGGTACGGTGGTGCCCAAGCCAAAGATTAAAGTCGAAACTTGCAAATGTACAAGGTGCTTGAATGTTACTGGTATTTGTGTGTTTTTATGTTTATTTGGTATACTTGCTAGTTCTCTCCTGCCCAATGTCATTGTAAGCTGAGACCATCTATATATAAGCTACAGCTGTATATTTGTTTATTTGCTTTAATGAAAAAACACTGAAGTATGTAGTATAAGGTTTATTTCCTT is from Triticum aestivum cultivar Chinese Spring chromosome 1B, IWGSC CS RefSeq v2.1, whole genome shotgun sequence and encodes:
- the LOC123147041 gene encoding F-box/LRR-repeat protein At3g26922, coding for MEEEAAEVEVIRAPKRHRSVGIADQQVPPRVNNKERGSLDDLDLISRLPDFWLGTIISLLPTKDGARTQAISRRWRPLWRSSNAPLNLGADNNLCDSNSRVALVSRILSDHPGPARRVSLHLIFFPNILGEVDGWFHSRALTGLQDLEVTNLKRTNHYPLPPHSLTRFAPTLFVLRLGGCQFPGLSALPSFSHLKQLILFDVGISEDSLQNMISRCVVLESVSLHNMGFGRLCISSPTLKSIGFYAPRVKDAITFQELVIDDAPCLERLLPIYPDDGPVTIRVIRAPKLEVLGFLSEGISTLPLGTTVFQKMIAVTMTTKMRSVKILVLESSPNLDLVIDFLMCFPCLVKLYVILNAGKNMNIVRKYDQFDTIECLELHLKEVVLKNYCGGYRAFFDFAKFFLLNAKVLNKMEIGGSYYRNDDCYLRLLQVENRASQDARIEVNRNIFTRQYIPMICQWLIPLTDSYVDSPSVLDCVALCPKSKKSGCLCLSV